acgatcgcccgatctatcagacattaatagaattatttggagggaaacttaaaagcagaccgcttttgcgacctgagctcatCACATCCCGGCCGCTgtgtgacgagcccagctcgtcagtgatccgcaatgggttaactcCTTTcagtacaaagaaaaatatagGTTAAATTAAAGTACATTAGAATAATTTACAACCTATCATATCCCACATAATGGTCTCAGTCTTGCTAACAAAACAAGCTTGTTTACAAAGAAATGTTCAAGTTCATTTTTTACTTTCCTCGATAAAACTCAATGCAGGATACAATTTTAAGTACCCTCTCAATGGCAGGAAAAAGGCTAAGCCACCTAGTTTTGCAGTGCCTTAACTGTTGGTGGTGACTTTCTACTGATTCACAAAAATCTTTCAATTCCTCAGTATGCACTGTGTATACcaagaaataattatgaattttcatTACAATGGAACCAATGCCACAACTTAGTAAGTCGCAACCATGATGTATAGTGTTGTGCAAAATATGTGCTGGGCAGCCAACTCCGACAAGGTCTTTTCTATGTCAGATTTTAAGTACGTAAACACATTTTCACCCGGTTTTCAACCGATTCAAGCAAAATTTGCATTTGTATTATCACCACTAAACGCAACAAATTTTGAAAGCAAATTGTACCTTTTTGAGGTttctattatacagggtgttctgaaaaaaggtgcccataagtcagggcgtgattcctcacatcaaaataagaaaaaaaggtctaattaacataggtccgaaaatgcttagttaccaagttatacagggtgaaagatttcgtctgaatttcagttcccctgctgcaacgaagccctacgggtatttgttggctgttaattaagatgtacaatttagcgtaatttatgtaaaatgaactgaaaaattgaataaaaccgtttccagacctgtagctacagtaatttttaagatatgtgacgaaatacgcgaaacttggtcccgaaaaacaagttacatttaggtttgaagcagatttactatgttaaatgtacaataaacacaaaatattttttcacggtacttgtagaaaaatttaatttcgaagagaaagatgtaaaataagtctataatagacaaacgcaaactttaaaaaataatccttaattacatacaaaacgcatgaaaaatagacaaaatctgttaagctctctacaaatgtaatattgaaattaaaacagctgttttattaaaatatttgatttgagaaacaaaataatttctatttaaaacatatgttttaacaatgtaacattgtttataataatttaaataaacattacaagcagctatttttccatttctcattaagtgcgtgtgttgatctgtactttaatacaagttagtgcgagtgccgttgaagttaatttttgatagctaataattcCTTCTCTTGGAAAAATTAGGATGCTTAGCTTTCAACTAGTCATTAAACTTGCACTTACATTTATCGGACATGTTACTTAAACCtatgaaattagtttaaatacttACACTGCAAGCATAGGATTTAACTACACATTAAACTAGcacattttgtagtattttataggtatgtttattattatgataGAAGAAGATAGAAACAAGATGCAACTCATTACTTAACAGGCAATGAGTCACTTGCTGTTTCTCTATAAGTGGGTGTATTGGCATGTTAGGAGTAGGGAATGTAGGGGAGGGATTgcttgaggaagagggtcaggtgATGTATgataaagtttcataaaaatctgagaTGGTGAGTGAAAATCCCAAATTTTCTGGATGATATGATGTGGAAGACAGAGCCCAATTCTTGGATTTATGGTGAGTTATCAAACTGAGTTGTGAAATTATCTTTTGAGTTTTAGCAACAGCATGGACCAAAGCGTTGTCATGGAACAATACAATTATCTCCTTTTGTCATGAATTATATAGTATAGTTTCATACCATTccattacaaatgtatatacacCTTAAATTCCATGTTATCTGGCAATGAATTTCGGCTGGCTTAACGTTCCTTGCGTTTAAAATTCGAATCTTACAGTTTAAgagattaaaaaactaaattagattggagttattgatggaataaagtatttaattgcacacgaaacatatatttttctgttatgtGCAGCGGGAGTATTCAGTGTGAGACTGGTGGCTTCCGAGGCTTCAGAGCGGTGTGGGCTGGCCCCTGGTCCTTATACATTAGTGGTGACGCAGTCGGCTCTACACCTTCGAGATGACCAGAGGGTGCTATACATCTGGCCGTACCGATTCATCCGCCGTTATGGCCATCGTCAGGGCAAGTTCACCTTTGAGGCTGGCCGCAAATGTGAAAGCGGTGAGGGCACATTCCACATGGAACACTCCAATCAGCAGGAGATATTCCGTTGCATATCCTCTAAGATGAAGAACATGAAGAAGTTATTGACGGGTGAGTCCTTGTCTTCTCCAGCCATACTCTGTGGTGACAACCAGTTCCACGCTGCCCTGAACATGATGGCTCGCTCTCGCAGTCCTCTACCACCCTCTCCAACAGGATCTACACCACTGTTGGACGCTGAACTGTGTTCAATATCTTCAGCTAAACCACTCATACCAGTTCCAGTAGAACCACTACAGCGTAGTTTGAAACCTCCTCTGCCATTCAAACCGAAACCAATGAAACCCCCACGTAAAAATTTACCTGCAATAACGGTTAATGATTCCGATGAGAATTGCAGTAAGGAACATCAGAACCAGAATGCTGACAATTGTGCTGATTATGACGACATTGAAGTGAGGAATGATGCATGGAAAACTATGGGGCTCGGTGTGATGCCTCACTCGGAGCGTCCATTTTCTTCAAGAACTGAAGAACCATTGGAGATGCAGACCAATTGGCAACAATGTGAGGAACATCATTATGATAAGCTCCAACACCTTGGACCCACGAATAAACCCCACCCTCGACCTGGCTACAGACAGATAGTCGGTATTGCACCGGCCTTGCCTCCTCCATGCGCATCTGAAGATACTGTGAGGGCGGCGGATGATTCTCATCTAGGCTATGGTGTCATACGCAAGAAACCTGTACCTGCCGAGGAGACTCAGCCAGCCAATGTTGGCCCGCCTCACCAGGTATACAACAACATGGAGTACGCTATTGTCTGTAAACCAAATAGAGTGTGAGAGTCATAGTTATAACCtatgttagttttatatttggATTAGCCTTTTGAATTGTAAGCAAggtgttaataatttaaagtatatataaaatgttactgaatatttatatattttacactatatcaaatatatattttatattttaaaagctttaacaTTGTACATTGTgcaaaaatttataaagaagtgagattgtttcaaaatatatgctAGTTTTAATGTCTctattacaaattataactagaggatatgtttattttagaagcAAAGGTTGGAATCACTgattctgattttaaaatatacatattggataaattttaaaaattatcttagcTTTGCATGTGAAAACCTTGTTCTCTCATGTGTTGGGAATGTTctattaatgtaatgtaagttacgattttactacaaaatttcaattttggaaatttacTTAAGTTGACTTTAGTGAACAATAAAGTTATCTTGTCATgtgatgaaatttatttttcagaaaggcgtgttcatgtgtattttatttggtcttgtctaaattattatttcttaatatttaaatgtttcaatctCAACCTAGTACGTACCtttaatattatgtgtattaaaaaatatttttgtaaaaatcccCACAAAGATTTTCTTATGTTAGTCATTAGTCTACAATTTCCcagtaatgttattaaaacattttgtagtaaTGTTTTTGTGAATATAGTTGATGTGTATCTGgatatttcatttgaaataagttaaactaatgtatttttactgtacagtttatgtactttattttagtatgcaatatttgtgcaatttatacattttttttattcttaggtTAATATATTAGTATAGCTTAGTTGTGCTTAAGCtttcattcaaaaattaagtaatgtcttactttaatattacttaaCAGATCCAAGTTAGAACTTAAAGAAAAAGattcttcataaaaatattaaacatttatttaaataataggacATTACTAATCTTTGGCTGATTAAATAGGTACCAGTATATTGTAGTTTATTACaagtatattattaaacagaTGTAATACTCCtaggaaataattaattaaatattttacaatatttctataatttgtatttaaactgtGAAAGTCAGTATGAACAATGAAAAAATGCAATGAAttcttcattatattttgtttacttaccGGAAAAATGTGCTCCAAccttttataaactaatttacaacaaataccattccataaaatattatcaaaaaacaaaataaatgttaaaatatactaatatttataataaccaatAGCATCTTtggttaaagaaaatttaaagcaTAGCAGattcaaaataaacattgtttttcgAGAAATAACAATTTGACACTTGCTTTTTATGGGAGATTTTTTCAATGGCtgtaaacaggatttttttgtGTAGAAGCTTATAAACACAAGATACAGAAGATTGTGAAGAAAATTCCTTTCTTACTACAGAAACTGCCTTAACTTCTAAACAAGttaaagtacttatttttatAGTGTTGTGTTTTAACACTACTCTATCTAGTGGTTTAAGTAGCTTTTGTCCATTAGtaatagtaaatttgttttatcatcTGTTGgaaatgaattgtattttatatggattctagttattgtatttattgttcttgttcatagttttgtattttgtgtaaatagtGCTAACTGGTGCTATATATACTTCAGACTGTTACCATGTACTTtcatttgttatacatttatgtacatattgtattAATGTGTTGTTGTAGTATTGTACTTATTGTAAGGTGCCATGGTCTCATTTTGTACCACTGCCTTTACTCAAATTAGGCATACATGAAAATAATTGCTGAAACGTAATTATAATCACAAATTACATGTTGGTGGCGTTGGAGCACACAAAATAAATGCACTTTGTGTATTGCGTTAGTCACCCGTTCACTATTAGGTTAAGGTTAGTCTAAAAgctttatatttgatatttgacTGTTTGTGTTTCATTGTGTCCTAACACAATATATTAAGCGGCCAACGTAAATAATTCTCACCCATGTAGTATTGAACAGAGATAGACCTCCTTCATCTTGTTGCTCTTTTTATTGATTGCAAACAACAAAGTATCACATAAGTATCACAAAGTATCATTCTATGAagtgtgtaaattttttttttctctactggtgcttaatttgtttaaaaaaattgttcactACAAAATCTAAACAGTACAGCTTAACTACTACAAAGACAGTTGCATGGATTTTTTAGTAATTTCtactataatgtaataaatagattttactaTTAGTCTTCTCTGTATCTTCCTTTCTTGTCTCAGGGTTTGACTCAGCTTTCCTCACTGTTTTGTCTCACCAGCTCTCTTCTGGGCTttcataaagaaatgttttgtGGTTTAGATCCATGGTTTTTTAGTATAAATTCGGTAAAACTTAAAAagtcaataaagtaaaaaatgtattcaagttAACTATGCttacatgtaaaatttgttttgaacaaTTGATATACTTGTTAGTTTAAACTATGTATATACTATCTAATTTAAAATGGTTAGatgttgaatgttttaaattaacatatgtaaAAGTACAAACTGTATTACATTTCCTCCAAACTAGCTAAAATTTACTCAAATTTCACCTATGAAGTTAGTTGGTGCCAGTAACATTTATGCATGTATTTCTACCTTCACCACAAATACTGTCTTAAAGTGACCGATAAATCGTAGTtacgtatttgtttttaaattattttttgttattttttttaatcatgattAAAAGCTTCTTACATGTATAGTTATTGCTTTTTCACAGTAAAAGGTTACAGGCGTGTTATTTTATCATGCAACATTATCTTTTTCTATTACATTCTTACCGAGTGTCGCATATCAGTAGCTTAGAAACTTACTGTAAACACTAGATGGTGTGTTTCcattgttttgtttctacttgtaCTGAGTTCATGTGGACATCAACCgttaatgtttttgtttctcAGAAACGATAATAAAAGCCTTGACTGTTTTACTTTGGAGCGTGTACAGTAATTCGTGTAAATTCAAACTGCATTGATTGTATTTGTTTACAACATGGTTTATTCTAGTGTAAATCAAGTTTCTTTTTACACGTAATCAGCACAAATCACTTAATATACTTTTAGTCTTTCTTTCAGTGAGTAAGCCTAAGCCTGTAGACCTGTTTAGTTTCTCAGAGACAggttatttttataactgatgaTACATTAAACGTTTGCACTTACAAATGACACACATTCCTGTTACACATTCATGATGATTTGTTTGCATTGATGATATGGAAGAACAATACACGGTGTCGGGATTATGCTACGGTGGTATGACTGTGATATAGGCTTGTATGCTGTACATTGAAATTGTTAATTAGCGCAAAAGATTTACTAGTACCTATACAACACAGTTGGTATTTGTATAGTGtataaattactctaaataataaagaataacattttacattttgatcAAGCATGTAAAAACATAACAAGTGTTAAAATCGCATGGAAACTCCAAAATGGGTCAGTGACAttcagttttaacttttttcatttacaatgtaacttttttatattcaatgcgcttttttataatttatttaaagtatcaaGGGGTAAAACaacttaaccctccaactgttgttcatcaaaattttgatgaacacaacccaattatgattgttgtttatcaaaattttgatgaacaaacattcccttgcataatcactcattacagtatattccggcaacgtatcgattcgattcatgcaccattggattcgggaaaaaaaagcctaa
The Homalodisca vitripennis isolate AUS2020 chromosome 1, UT_GWSS_2.1, whole genome shotgun sequence DNA segment above includes these coding regions:
- the LOC124352740 gene encoding docking protein 2 isoform X2, which encodes MSSDKDKCVKEGYVWLPPQGVLSQLKKSWQRKYCKLYKASKYGIERLEVFDSEEEAMKTSLMPIITLENCIKITEDTQKHNQPHVFLVVTKTNIQHFAANSEEDMWQWVTALQSVAFKDSVSRQTIEEDNELYCSSEDSGVFSVRLVASEASERCGLAPGPYTLVVTQSALHLRDDQRVLYIWPYRFIRRYGHRQGKFTFEAGRKCESGEGTFHMEHSNQQEIFRCISSKMKNMKKLLTGESLSSPAILCGDNQFHAALNMMARSRSPLPPSPTGSTPLLDAELCSISSAKPLIPVPVEPLQRSLKPPLPFKPKPMKPPRKNLPAITVNDSDENCSKEHQNQNADNCADYDDIEVRNDAWKTMGLGVMPHSERPFSSRTEEPLEMQTNWQQCEEHHYDKLQHLGPTNKPHPRPGYRQIVGIAPALPPPCASEDTVRAADDSHLGYGVIRKKPVPAEETQPANVGPPHQVYNNMEYAIVCKPNRV
- the LOC124352740 gene encoding docking protein 2 isoform X1 — translated: MSSDKDKCVKEGYVWLPPQGVLSQLKFQKSWQRKYCKLYKASKYGIERLEVFDSEEEAMKTSLMPIITLENCIKITEDTQKHNQPHVFLVVTKTNIQHFAANSEEDMWQWVTALQSVAFKDSVSRQTIEEDNELYCSSEDSGVFSVRLVASEASERCGLAPGPYTLVVTQSALHLRDDQRVLYIWPYRFIRRYGHRQGKFTFEAGRKCESGEGTFHMEHSNQQEIFRCISSKMKNMKKLLTGESLSSPAILCGDNQFHAALNMMARSRSPLPPSPTGSTPLLDAELCSISSAKPLIPVPVEPLQRSLKPPLPFKPKPMKPPRKNLPAITVNDSDENCSKEHQNQNADNCADYDDIEVRNDAWKTMGLGVMPHSERPFSSRTEEPLEMQTNWQQCEEHHYDKLQHLGPTNKPHPRPGYRQIVGIAPALPPPCASEDTVRAADDSHLGYGVIRKKPVPAEETQPANVGPPHQVYNNMEYAIVCKPNRV